The Acidobacteriota bacterium genome contains a region encoding:
- a CDS encoding S9 family peptidase, which yields MKHLGKTIWLFTALTAISLAAIGQSKHPITFDDLISMKRVADAQISPDGRFVAYVVNAIDKQANRGKRSIHVAPTYGGNTFILISSSRNDDTPRWSADGKWLAFISSRDGAPQIYVAGADGSNPRKVTDVPLGVAEFTWSPDGKTFAFTTDVYPECPDLKCTAQKAEAADASKVKAVISDRLLYRHWNEFKLGKRSHVFVVSAEGGEPKDMTPGDFDAPPFSLGDPLAYDLAPDGKELCFARNTDKVEAISTNNDLFIVPVTGGEAKRITGANTGYDSTPRYSPDGKWIAYRSQQRNGYESDRFRLMLYNRQTGAIKELTNGFDRWVGEMIWEPDSQSLIIGAEDQGRELIGSISINGGDVKPLITKTSSSGISLSGDGKMMAYTRSSLTMPAEVFVANTDGSNAHQLTNTNAALLAQLEMNPGEDFEYDGAKVPVTRTAKLGKIKASSDIGPGKPSKIHGFIIKPPQFDKSKKYPMVLLIHGGPQGAWLDSWGYRWNPQMWAARGYVTVMINPHGSTGYGQAFTEQISGDWGGAVYEDLMKGVDYIIKQGYVDPARMGAAGGSYGGYMTNWIEGHTDRFKALVTHAGIFNTTSMYATEELWFQEWEFKGTPWEHPELYAKWSPHLYAKNFKTPMLVVHGELDYRVPVGEGIQLFSTLQRKGVPSKFLYFPDEGHWVLKPQNSELWYKTVLDWFDQWLKPNGATASR from the coding sequence ATGAAACACCTTGGCAAAACAATCTGGTTATTTACCGCATTAACAGCAATTAGTCTGGCTGCCATTGGACAGTCAAAACACCCGATCACGTTTGACGATCTGATTTCGATGAAGCGCGTGGCGGACGCCCAAATTTCGCCGGATGGACGGTTTGTGGCGTATGTCGTCAACGCGATTGACAAGCAGGCGAATCGAGGCAAACGCAGCATCCACGTCGCGCCGACGTATGGTGGCAATACTTTTATTCTGATTTCTTCCAGTCGCAATGACGACACGCCGCGCTGGTCTGCCGACGGCAAATGGTTGGCGTTTATCTCTTCGCGCGACGGAGCGCCGCAGATTTATGTTGCCGGCGCCGATGGATCGAATCCGCGCAAAGTGACAGACGTTCCGCTGGGCGTGGCGGAATTTACCTGGTCGCCGGATGGCAAAACGTTTGCCTTCACGACAGATGTTTATCCTGAATGCCCTGATCTGAAGTGCACGGCGCAGAAAGCCGAAGCCGCCGACGCCAGCAAAGTAAAAGCCGTCATTTCCGACCGGTTGCTGTATCGGCACTGGAACGAATTCAAACTCGGAAAACGGTCGCACGTGTTTGTCGTTTCCGCTGAAGGTGGCGAGCCAAAGGATATGACGCCGGGAGATTTCGACGCGCCGCCGTTTAGTTTGGGCGATCCGCTGGCGTATGACCTTGCGCCCGACGGCAAAGAGCTTTGCTTTGCGCGCAACACGGACAAGGTCGAAGCCATCAGCACCAATAATGATCTGTTCATCGTTCCGGTTACGGGGGGCGAAGCCAAACGCATCACCGGAGCCAACACCGGTTACGACAGCACGCCCCGCTATTCACCGGACGGCAAATGGATCGCGTATCGTTCGCAACAACGCAACGGATACGAATCCGACCGATTCCGCCTGATGCTCTACAACCGGCAAACCGGCGCCATCAAAGAACTGACGAATGGGTTCGATCGTTGGGTTGGCGAAATGATTTGGGAGCCCGACAGCCAGAGCCTGATCATTGGCGCTGAGGATCAAGGGCGTGAATTGATCGGTTCGATTTCCATCAATGGTGGCGATGTGAAACCGCTGATTACGAAAACCTCCAGCAGCGGCATTTCGCTTTCCGGCGACGGCAAAATGATGGCCTACACGCGCTCCAGCCTGACAATGCCCGCCGAGGTTTTTGTTGCCAACACGGATGGCAGCAACGCTCACCAGTTGACCAATACCAATGCCGCCTTGCTGGCGCAATTGGAGATGAATCCGGGAGAAGATTTTGAATACGACGGTGCGAAAGTTCCCGTCACGCGCACCGCCAAGCTCGGTAAGATCAAAGCGTCATCCGACATTGGTCCCGGCAAACCGTCAAAGATTCATGGATTCATCATCAAGCCTCCGCAGTTCGACAAATCAAAAAAATATCCGATGGTGCTGCTGATTCACGGCGGCCCGCAAGGCGCCTGGCTGGATAGTTGGGGCTATCGCTGGAATCCGCAAATGTGGGCGGCGCGAGGATATGTCACGGTGATGATCAATCCGCACGGTTCGACAGGGTATGGCCAAGCCTTCACCGAACAAATCAGCGGCGATTGGGGCGGCGCGGTTTATGAAGACTTGATGAAGGGCGTGGATTACATCATCAAACAAGGCTACGTTGACCCTGCGCGAATGGGAGCGGCCGGCGGTTCGTATGGCGGGTATATGACAAACTGGATCGAGGGACACACCGACCGGTTCAAGGCATTGGTGACGCACGCTGGCATTTTCAACACCACCAGCATGTATGCCACCGAAGAGCTTTGGTTTCAGGAATGGGAATTCAAAGGAACGCCCTGGGAACATCCGGAGTTGTATGCGAAATGGTCGCCACATCTGTACGCCAAAAACTTCAAAACGCCGATGCTGGTTGTTCACGGCGAATTGGATTACCGCGTTCCGGTCGGCGAAGGCATTCAGTTATTTTCCACTTTGCAACGCAAGGGCGTTCCGTCGAAGTTTTTATACTTCCCGGACGAAGGCCACTGGGTTCTCAAGCCGCAAAACAGCGAGCTTTGGTACAAAACAGTCCTGGATTGGTTTGATCAATGGTTGAAACCAAACGGCGCGACGGCTTCGCGCTAA